A portion of the Leptospira broomii serovar Hurstbridge str. 5399 genome contains these proteins:
- a CDS encoding DUF445 domain-containing protein yields MDLSFFSQNKELIGIIMMPFTYGFVGWFTNVVALKMTFYPLEFVGIPPYLGWQGIVPKKAQKLALKSVNIMTERLIKVEDFFSKVDPEQLEKEFQPVLDGLVPSATKEIIHHINPDMRKHLENGHEQEIINAVQEKCAHTVRNIMVQVKENVSSVFNFRSLVLRKLTGPNVKRIVDIFEEVGSKEFTFIERCGWYLGGALGILQAVLWEFFPVWWTLPIQGIIVGYITNWVALTMIFRPLYEKRFGPIKYRGLFLARQEEVSRKYSNVFATQVLTARNVLEEILYKRAARTLVETIQEEAVTAAHKLHLNGNLDSDDGKGEDSDFETTKKEVIRNVSDTLANSSSKLESYMGRAMSIENNMFKRMKDLPPEEFEPILRSAFQEDEYVLILIGSVLGAIVGLFQGLYMLYVA; encoded by the coding sequence ATGGATTTATCCTTCTTCAGCCAAAATAAAGAGCTAATCGGCATTATCATGATGCCATTCACCTATGGATTCGTCGGGTGGTTTACTAACGTAGTCGCACTGAAGATGACCTTCTATCCTCTAGAATTCGTCGGAATCCCGCCTTATCTAGGATGGCAAGGAATCGTTCCGAAGAAAGCCCAAAAGCTGGCTCTAAAATCCGTGAATATTATGACCGAGAGATTGATCAAAGTAGAGGATTTTTTTTCGAAAGTAGATCCTGAGCAACTTGAAAAGGAATTTCAGCCTGTTCTAGACGGTTTGGTGCCTTCTGCCACAAAGGAAATCATTCATCATATCAATCCGGATATGCGGAAACATCTCGAAAACGGCCATGAACAGGAAATCATAAACGCCGTTCAGGAAAAATGCGCTCATACCGTGAGGAATATCATGGTTCAGGTTAAGGAAAATGTCTCCTCCGTTTTTAATTTCCGATCTTTAGTTCTTCGCAAGCTCACGGGTCCGAATGTAAAAAGGATTGTGGATATCTTCGAGGAGGTAGGTTCAAAGGAATTTACTTTCATAGAAAGATGCGGTTGGTATCTTGGGGGGGCTTTAGGAATCCTTCAAGCCGTTCTTTGGGAATTCTTCCCCGTTTGGTGGACTCTTCCCATCCAAGGGATCATTGTAGGATATATTACGAACTGGGTCGCTTTGACCATGATCTTCCGGCCTTTGTACGAGAAACGCTTCGGCCCGATCAAATACCGTGGGCTCTTTTTAGCTAGGCAGGAAGAAGTATCTCGAAAGTATTCGAACGTGTTCGCAACGCAGGTATTGACCGCAAGAAACGTTCTGGAGGAAATCCTCTACAAAAGAGCTGCGAGAACTTTAGTAGAAACCATTCAAGAGGAAGCCGTAACTGCCGCTCATAAATTACATTTAAACGGAAATTTAGATTCCGACGACGGCAAAGGCGAAGACTCCGATTTTGAAACTACTAAGAAAGAGGTGATTCGTAATGTGAGTGATACTCTGGCGAATAGCTCCAGCAAATTAGAAAGTTATATGGGTCGAGCAATGAGCATAGAGAATAATATGTTCAAGAGAATGAAAGATCTCCCTCCGGAAGAGTTCGAGCCTATCCTTCGTTCAGCATTCCAGGAAGACGAATACGTATTGATTCTGATCGGCTCCGTGTTAGGTGCGATCGTAGGTCTCTTCCAGGGACTCTACATGCTCTACGTCGCTTAA
- a CDS encoding alpha/beta fold hydrolase has protein sequence MKTALTRIVLPFLLFSLTFVSCSGTLVRFGFGYERWKSNVEKKELKQAPWNWVYLEGGSGKEKILMVHGFGGDKDNWTRFAGGLTKKYDIIAVDLPGFGENEKLTDQGYSIDQQVERLDQFTKAIGWDKFHIVGNSMGGCISGVFAAKHPEKILSLGLFAPSGINSPIKSELSKNMENGKNNLIVTNADEFEELMKFVFVNPPKVPSILKGYFAERAVKNAEFNKIVFKDIRKGFPLQENMKSIKSKTLILWGDTDRVLSVSGAEVLEKGISHSAKVILKDVGHVPMLEKPVEVANIYLDFLTK, from the coding sequence ATGAAAACCGCTTTGACCCGTATCGTTCTTCCGTTTTTGTTATTTAGCTTAACATTCGTTTCTTGCTCGGGAACGCTAGTCCGATTCGGATTCGGATATGAGCGTTGGAAGTCTAACGTCGAGAAGAAGGAGCTAAAACAAGCTCCCTGGAATTGGGTTTACTTGGAAGGTGGAAGCGGCAAAGAAAAAATTCTAATGGTCCACGGCTTCGGCGGAGATAAGGACAATTGGACTAGGTTTGCCGGAGGGTTAACCAAGAAATACGACATTATCGCCGTGGATTTGCCCGGCTTCGGAGAGAACGAAAAATTAACCGACCAAGGATATTCGATCGATCAACAAGTGGAGCGATTGGATCAATTTACGAAGGCAATCGGTTGGGATAAATTTCATATAGTCGGAAATTCCATGGGCGGATGCATTTCCGGAGTTTTTGCCGCTAAACACCCCGAAAAAATCCTTTCTCTCGGATTATTTGCTCCAAGCGGAATCAATAGCCCGATAAAAAGCGAGCTCTCCAAAAATATGGAGAATGGGAAAAATAATCTCATCGTCACCAACGCGGACGAGTTCGAAGAATTGATGAAGTTCGTATTCGTAAATCCGCCTAAGGTTCCTTCGATTCTAAAAGGGTATTTTGCGGAAAGAGCGGTTAAAAACGCCGAGTTTAATAAAATCGTATTTAAGGATATTCGCAAGGGATTTCCACTTCAAGAAAATATGAAATCGATAAAATCGAAGACATTAATTCTTTGGGGGGATACTGACCGTGTTCTTAGCGTATCCGGAGCGGAAGTATTGGAAAAAGGAATATCCCATTCTGCGAAGGTGATTTTAAAGGATGTCGGACATGTTCCTATGTTGGAAAAACCGGTTGAAGTTGCTAATATCTATTTGGATTTTCTTACGAAATAA
- a CDS encoding response regulator, whose product MNPTQGNGTSTTIQTIRILIAEDDHINQIIAKRMFQKSGYEVEIVNNGLEVLTAIRRSKYDIIYLDLIMPELGGFETARRLREEFKESAEPPWIVALTAMSLADEFEEYLESGMDSFISKPYKLEDIRNSIDDYFVRKSK is encoded by the coding sequence ATGAATCCAACTCAGGGAAACGGAACTTCAACGACGATTCAAACGATTAGAATTCTCATTGCCGAAGACGATCATATCAACCAGATCATTGCAAAAAGAATGTTTCAGAAATCAGGGTACGAAGTCGAAATCGTAAATAACGGACTGGAAGTATTAACCGCAATTCGTCGAAGTAAATACGATATCATCTATCTAGACCTCATTATGCCGGAATTGGGTGGATTCGAAACCGCTCGAAGATTGCGGGAGGAATTCAAAGAATCTGCGGAACCTCCATGGATAGTCGCTTTAACTGCAATGTCCTTAGCGGATGAATTCGAAGAGTATCTGGAATCCGGAATGGACTCCTTCATTTCAAAGCCTTATAAATTAGAAGATATTCGCAATTCTATAGATGATTATTTCGTAAGAAAATCCAAATAG
- a CDS encoding sensor histidine kinase, translating to MNQWIILHSLEGLILAMNLPEARWKGKTMEDLFDGAEAVIGESGSATLRCKPEFVSMTSIESDMVAKWKRIQDQYWLELTTASDSEAYPENLLKELFSNDFPFRQVFETNQAIKWILDPETGKIVYANEAASLFYGYSREELLSMKITDINILSQELVYEAVHGAALESRHYSLFKHRLKNGEIREMEIYTGPIRLNDKVLVFSILYDVTDRVEAVKKLEESEKKYRSIVENASDAIVITDRGARLLEVNRRFEELLNYSKEELLSFTLEHVLDSNSWQETLKIMPNLIVGKPVTLQRKFKSKEGILIDCEVNAVLLDSDKAMGIVRDVTERNRITKELEKSLAEKEVMLREIHHRVKNNLQVIASLLGLQYENYEDPTLRSVLLESESRVKSMALVHSDLYRSDNFTDVDLKNYFGSLSFNLIRTYEASQRIMLDLEILPSKVTVEKAIPLGLILNELLTNSIKYGFPGDHTGKIRIRLETDEHGLLLKYEDNGFSYDRNFLEKSGSIGLQLIDILTRQLRAKSDFKTDDGIKFTLRIPE from the coding sequence ATGAATCAATGGATTATTCTGCACAGTTTGGAAGGTCTCATTCTTGCGATGAACCTGCCCGAAGCCCGATGGAAAGGGAAAACGATGGAAGATTTATTCGATGGCGCTGAAGCGGTTATAGGGGAATCCGGAAGCGCGACTTTACGTTGTAAACCCGAGTTTGTATCCATGACTTCGATCGAGTCGGATATGGTCGCAAAATGGAAGAGAATACAGGATCAATATTGGTTGGAACTTACTACCGCGTCCGATTCCGAGGCATATCCGGAAAATTTGCTCAAAGAACTATTTTCCAATGACTTTCCCTTTCGCCAAGTCTTTGAAACGAATCAAGCCATCAAATGGATTTTGGATCCCGAGACCGGCAAGATCGTTTATGCAAACGAAGCAGCGAGCCTTTTTTACGGGTATTCGAGAGAAGAACTCTTGAGTATGAAAATTACCGACATTAATATCCTCTCCCAAGAGTTGGTTTACGAGGCGGTGCATGGCGCCGCATTAGAGTCGCGTCACTATTCTTTATTCAAGCATCGATTGAAAAACGGCGAGATCAGGGAAATGGAGATATATACGGGCCCGATTCGGCTGAACGATAAGGTATTGGTTTTTTCGATACTTTATGATGTTACGGACCGAGTGGAGGCGGTAAAAAAGCTGGAGGAAAGCGAAAAGAAATATCGATCCATCGTTGAAAATGCGTCCGACGCGATCGTCATCACCGATCGAGGGGCTCGGCTACTTGAAGTAAATCGGCGTTTTGAAGAATTGTTGAATTATTCGAAAGAAGAACTTCTTTCATTCACGTTAGAGCACGTATTGGATTCGAATAGTTGGCAGGAGACATTGAAGATTATGCCTAATTTGATTGTAGGTAAGCCGGTTACCTTGCAAAGAAAGTTTAAATCTAAAGAGGGAATTCTTATCGATTGCGAAGTCAATGCAGTCTTATTGGATTCCGACAAAGCAATGGGAATCGTTCGAGACGTTACCGAACGAAATCGGATCACCAAGGAGTTGGAAAAATCACTCGCGGAAAAAGAGGTCATGCTCCGGGAAATTCACCATCGGGTGAAAAACAATCTGCAGGTTATCGCAAGCTTACTCGGTCTACAATATGAAAATTACGAGGATCCGACATTAAGGAGCGTATTGTTAGAAAGTGAAAGTCGGGTAAAGTCCATGGCGTTAGTACACTCCGATTTGTACCGATCCGATAATTTTACGGATGTCGATTTAAAGAATTACTTCGGCTCTCTTTCTTTCAATTTGATTCGGACGTACGAAGCGTCGCAGAGAATCATGTTGGATCTCGAGATTCTTCCTTCGAAAGTAACGGTAGAAAAGGCCATACCGTTAGGATTGATCTTAAATGAGCTTTTAACAAATTCCATTAAATATGGATTTCCGGGAGATCATACCGGAAAAATCAGGATTCGACTCGAAACGGACGAGCACGGATTACTACTAAAGTACGAAGACAACGGTTTTTCCTACGATCGTAACTTCTTGGAAAAATCGGGTTCGATCGGTTTGCAATTAATCGATATCTTGACGAGACAATTACGTGCAAAGTCGGACTTTAAAACGGATGATGGGATAAAGTTTACGCTTCGGATTCCGGAATGA
- the pgsW gene encoding poly-gamma-glutamate system protein, which produces MKKIYWRPTSASVKTYLLIAGISVFGLFLVETFKIQQRQPFYEQKMEASKTADEAFTLIRNMRIERGQVPDPEFDPARSGLIGSFLTAVTSNTGIITAKQTSVNPNFAGLLVDLLKKAGVEDGGTVAVGLSGSFPALNVCVYAAAKSLNLKLVSISSLSSSQWGANDPEFLWADMERELFKEKIFPYRSIALSYGGLEDRALGISPEGKRLLDESVRRNSLPLLTGDSFTSSLDERMRRFTNGAKGESFQAYINVGGGTISVGTKAGKLSFKPGLNKTLPPGAAKIDSVMTRFLLEDVPVIHLTEIEELAKKYGFPLRPKTRPVVGEGEIFSKEEYNRGFAGIVLLAILALVYFLFQTKGKITADIDSGLPF; this is translated from the coding sequence TTGAAGAAAATCTATTGGCGACCCACTTCCGCCTCCGTGAAAACTTATTTATTGATCGCCGGAATCTCGGTCTTTGGATTATTTTTGGTAGAAACATTTAAGATTCAGCAGAGGCAGCCGTTCTATGAACAAAAAATGGAAGCCTCTAAAACTGCGGACGAGGCGTTTACTCTTATTCGAAATATGAGAATCGAGAGGGGTCAGGTTCCCGATCCGGAATTCGATCCGGCTCGCTCGGGTTTGATCGGATCTTTTTTGACGGCTGTTACAAGCAATACCGGAATTATTACGGCTAAGCAAACTTCGGTGAATCCGAATTTTGCGGGATTGCTCGTGGATCTATTAAAGAAGGCAGGTGTAGAAGACGGAGGAACGGTTGCAGTCGGCTTATCCGGCTCCTTTCCCGCGCTGAATGTTTGTGTGTATGCCGCAGCAAAATCCTTGAATCTAAAGCTTGTCTCGATTTCCAGTTTGTCCTCCTCGCAATGGGGAGCAAACGATCCGGAATTTCTTTGGGCGGATATGGAAAGGGAGTTGTTCAAGGAGAAAATCTTTCCGTATCGATCCATAGCTTTGAGTTACGGAGGATTGGAAGATCGGGCTCTAGGTATTTCTCCTGAAGGTAAACGACTTTTGGACGAATCGGTAAGACGTAATTCCCTTCCTCTACTAACCGGAGATTCTTTTACTTCAAGCTTGGACGAGAGGATGCGACGATTTACGAACGGGGCAAAAGGTGAATCGTTTCAAGCTTATATCAATGTAGGAGGCGGGACCATTTCGGTAGGAACAAAGGCGGGTAAGCTGAGTTTTAAGCCGGGGCTTAACAAAACACTTCCGCCAGGCGCGGCAAAAATCGATTCAGTGATGACTCGATTTCTATTGGAAGATGTGCCGGTGATTCATTTGACTGAAATCGAAGAACTTGCCAAGAAATACGGATTTCCTTTGCGCCCGAAGACCAGGCCGGTCGTGGGGGAGGGAGAGATTTTTTCCAAGGAAGAATACAATCGAGGGTTTGCAGGGATCGTGCTTCTGGCAATCCTGGCCCTAGTGTATTTTTTATTTCAAACCAAGGGAAAAATTACCGCCGATATCGATTCCGGACTGCCGTTTTAG
- a CDS encoding cyclic nucleotide-binding domain-containing protein has product MQHSIEEILQGIYLFSSFSKDDLSKLAEKTKYKVLEQGESVYQEGNEAKAFYVVMYGTLKIITSTEKGTDVNVTTIATGDHFGEFPFLDQGKRAGTVEAMERCELLEIPFEHLQKTLDEDKELALKFYKSITTYLVKRMRLLTHDLAYARELKKRYS; this is encoded by the coding sequence ATGCAACATTCAATCGAAGAAATTCTGCAAGGCATTTATCTTTTTTCCAGCTTCTCCAAGGACGATCTCTCTAAGCTTGCTGAAAAAACAAAATACAAGGTTCTAGAGCAGGGCGAATCGGTGTATCAAGAGGGAAACGAAGCAAAGGCATTTTACGTCGTTATGTACGGAACTCTTAAAATTATAACTTCGACCGAAAAAGGAACCGACGTAAATGTGACCACGATTGCGACGGGAGATCATTTTGGAGAGTTTCCATTTTTGGACCAAGGGAAGCGTGCAGGAACGGTAGAAGCGATGGAACGTTGCGAATTGCTGGAAATTCCTTTTGAGCATCTCCAAAAAACTTTGGATGAAGATAAGGAATTGGCGCTAAAATTCTATAAAAGCATTACTACTTACCTTGTAAAAAGGATGAGACTACTCACGCACGATCTCGCTTATGCCAGAGAACTTAAAAAACGTTATTCTTAA
- a CDS encoding alpha/beta fold hydrolase: MSQSHREPKIALLPSGIRLAYDKFPGKYKIPLFCIHGLTGNLRNFEPIAHTLSKKGITVITYDLRGRGHSDKPEGEYSAKIHAQDLKDLAGVLGYKRIAVLSHSLGCWVTLRLAELAPQFLKKAVLVDGGGALSPLRKFSNLLMIRSSLARLGRIVPSKEIYLAEAKKSPILSSWNEDIRNFLQYELEPIGTLSKYLGPNDESGPFGPVQCSLPPRVAESELQSMGGSLHPIGIFRRFLKNPISSFRILQENNRLPYSAMTCPVLVVRAGKPNFKPGDELLPDSAIEKMRREMRDFRVLEVPDKNHYEVVLLEDKLRDKEIYNFLIR; the protein is encoded by the coding sequence ATGTCACAGTCGCATAGGGAACCCAAGATCGCCCTACTTCCTTCCGGAATCCGGCTAGCTTACGATAAATTCCCGGGAAAATACAAGATTCCTCTTTTCTGCATTCACGGCCTCACCGGCAATTTACGGAATTTTGAACCGATCGCGCATACCCTTTCCAAGAAAGGGATCACAGTCATCACCTATGATTTGCGCGGGAGAGGCCATTCGGATAAACCCGAAGGAGAATACTCGGCAAAAATACACGCTCAGGATTTGAAAGATCTTGCCGGAGTTTTGGGATACAAACGCATTGCGGTATTGTCCCACTCCTTAGGTTGCTGGGTTACTTTACGATTGGCAGAGCTTGCTCCACAGTTCTTGAAAAAGGCAGTATTAGTCGACGGTGGCGGAGCATTATCTCCGCTGCGAAAGTTTTCGAATCTTCTAATGATTCGTTCTTCTTTGGCGAGGCTCGGCAGGATCGTCCCTAGCAAAGAGATATATCTTGCAGAAGCGAAAAAATCGCCGATTCTCTCCTCATGGAACGAGGATATTCGAAATTTCCTGCAATACGAACTCGAACCGATCGGAACACTTTCCAAATATCTAGGTCCTAACGACGAATCCGGACCGTTCGGTCCCGTTCAATGCTCGCTTCCTCCTCGAGTGGCTGAATCCGAATTACAAAGTATGGGCGGTTCCTTACACCCTATCGGAATTTTTCGCAGATTTTTAAAAAATCCGATTTCAAGCTTTCGAATATTACAAGAAAATAATCGACTTCCCTATTCCGCGATGACTTGTCCGGTATTAGTGGTTAGAGCCGGGAAACCGAATTTCAAACCGGGAGACGAATTGCTCCCCGATAGTGCGATTGAAAAAATGCGGAGAGAAATGCGGGATTTTCGGGTCTTGGAAGTTCCGGATAAAAACCATTACGAAGTGGTTTTACTCGAAGATAAATTAAGAGATAAAGAAATTTATAATTTCCTAATTCGCTAA